Proteins from a single region of Pangasianodon hypophthalmus isolate fPanHyp1 chromosome 7, fPanHyp1.pri, whole genome shotgun sequence:
- the maea gene encoding E3 ubiquitin-protein transferase MAEA: MRMRSIFPQTKMAVQETAAQLSMALKVQEYPTLKVPYETLNKRFRAAQKNIDRETSHVTMVVAELEKTLSSSFPVVDSVVSLLDGVVEKLSALKRKAAESIQAEDESAKLCKRRIEHLKEHSSDQPANVSVWKRKRMDRMMVEHLLRCGYYNTAVKLAKQSGIEDLVNIEMFLTAKEVEESLERQETATCLAWCHDNKSRLRKMKSCLEFSLRIQEFIELIRQNKRMDAVRHARKHFSQAEGGQLDEVRQVMGMLAFPSDTHISPYKDLLDPGRWKMLIQQFRYDNYRLHQLGNNSVFTITLQAGLSAIKTPQCYKEDGSSKNPDCPVCSKSLNKLAQPLPMAHCANSRLVCKISGEVMNENNPPMMLPNGYVYGYNSLLSIRQDDKVVCPRTKEVFNFSQAEKVYIM; this comes from the exons ATGCGCATGCGCAGCATTTTCCCCCAAACCAAGATGGCGGTGCAAGAAACAGCTGCTCAACTCTCTATGGCTCTTAAGGTTCAAGAATATCCAACTTTGAAG GTTCCATATGAGACCTTAAATAAGCGCTTCCGTGCAGCGCAGAAGAACATAGACCGTGAGACGAGTCACGTGACCATGGTGGTGGCCGAGCTGGAGAAGACCCTGAGCAGCTCCTTCCCTGTGGTGGACTCTGTGGTCTCCCTGCTGGATGGTGTGGTGGAGAAATTAAGTGCGCTCAAACGGAAG GCGGCAGAATCAATCCAGGCTGAAGATGAGAGCGCTAAGCTCTGTAAGCGGCGTATTGAACACCTGAAAGAGCACAGCAGCGATCAGCCGGCTAATGTAAGCGTGTGGAAGAGGAAGCGCATGGACCGCATGATGGTGGAGCACCTGCTGCGCTGCGGCTACTACAACACTGCTGTCAAGCTCGCCAAACAAAGTGGGATCGAG GATTTGGTCAACATTGAGATGTTCCTCACTGCAAAAGAAGTGGAGGAATCACTTGAAAGGCAGGAAACAGCCACCTGCTTGGCCTGGTGCCATGACAACAAGTCTCGTCTGAGGAAAATGAAG AGCTGTCTGGAGTTCAGTTTAAGGATCCAGGAATTTATTGAGCTCATTCGACAGAACAAACGCATGGACGCAGTACG acaTGCACGGAAACACTTCAGCCAAGCAGAAGgcgggcagctggatgaggttCGGCAGGTGATGGGCATGCTGGCATTTCCTTCTGACACTCACATTTCCCCATACAAG GACCTTCTGGATCCAGGCCGCTGGAAAATGCTGATCCAGCAATTCAGATACGACAATTACAGATTACACCAGCTGGGGAACAACTCTGTGTTCACTATCACTCTGCAGGCAGGGCTGTCTGCCATCAAAACCCC ACAGTGTTACAAAGAGGATGGTTCCTCTAAAAACCCAGACTGTCCTGTATGCAGCAAGTCCCTGAACAAGCTGGCTCAGCCTCTCCCCATGGCCCACTGCGCAAACTCTCGCCTGGTGTGTAAAATCTCCGGGGAGGTCATGAATGAGAATAATCCACCCATGATGCTGCCTAATGGCTATGTTTATGGCTATAAT TCTCTCTTGTCTATTCGCCAAGACGACAAGGTGGTGTGCCCCAGAACCAAAGAAGTCTTCAACTTCTCCCAGGCTGAGAAGGTTTACATCATGTGA